The proteins below are encoded in one region of Peribacillus muralis:
- a CDS encoding NAD(P)H-dependent flavin oxidoreductase, translating to MKYICELLSIKYPIIQGGMGNISNASLAAAVSNAGGLGTIGCGTMTPGQVEAIVVETKEKTNNNFALNIPINVSPYTDELVNLVLKHDIPVVALSAGNPAPYIPALQKKKVKVIAIVASVKHAQKAEAAGADVLAAEGFEAAGINSNLELTTFTLIPQICKHVKLPVLAAGGIGNGQGVAAALMLGASGVQLGTRLIATKEAPFHPAYKQKLIEAMDNDTCILGRSVGQVRRVLKAPYSEKILDLEKQGLSPMTYREMTSEVHHIYGAMNGDVNKGFMNSGQVAGLIEDIPTVQELLDGMMIDAKKQIENGLAEFSTPFMI from the coding sequence GTGAAATATATTTGTGAGCTTTTATCGATTAAATATCCAATCATTCAAGGCGGTATGGGGAATATAAGCAATGCGAGTCTTGCGGCCGCAGTATCCAACGCAGGAGGCCTTGGGACAATCGGCTGCGGGACGATGACCCCTGGACAGGTGGAAGCCATCGTTGTTGAAACGAAGGAAAAAACCAATAACAATTTTGCGCTGAACATTCCGATAAACGTTAGTCCATATACAGATGAGCTAGTCAATCTTGTCCTGAAGCATGATATACCTGTCGTTGCCTTGTCGGCAGGAAATCCTGCCCCTTACATTCCGGCACTGCAAAAAAAGAAGGTAAAAGTGATCGCTATCGTGGCATCGGTCAAGCACGCCCAAAAAGCAGAGGCTGCCGGAGCTGATGTGTTGGCTGCGGAAGGGTTCGAGGCAGCCGGGATAAACTCTAACCTGGAATTGACGACCTTTACCCTCATTCCGCAAATTTGCAAGCACGTGAAGCTGCCGGTATTGGCGGCCGGAGGGATCGGTAATGGTCAGGGAGTGGCAGCAGCATTGATGCTGGGTGCCTCGGGAGTCCAGTTAGGAACGAGGCTTATCGCAACGAAGGAAGCGCCCTTCCATCCAGCTTACAAACAGAAACTAATTGAAGCGATGGACAATGATACGTGTATTTTGGGCAGATCGGTTGGCCAGGTGAGGAGAGTATTGAAGGCCCCATATTCGGAGAAGATCCTGGACTTGGAAAAACAAGGCCTGTCGCCTATGACCTATCGTGAAATGACATCTGAGGTTCATCATATATATGGTGCGATGAATGGAGATGTCAACAAAGGGTTCATGAATAGCGGCCAGGTTGCCGGATTGATTGAGGATATTCCCACGGTTCAGGAATTGCTTGATGGGATGATGATAGATGCAAAAAAGCAAATCGAGAACGGGTTAGCTGAGTTTTCAACCCCCTTCATGATTTAA
- a CDS encoding DedA family protein — protein sequence METIIMDMIEAFKSLSYFGVMLALTFEFIPAEIVLPLAGYWVYQGDMNLYLTIFAGSIGGVTGPLTLYFLGKYGGRPLVLKFGKYFLIKDEQLNKADRFFERYGGGIAFFGRFVPGIRTAVSLPCGMLKMNVWKFILFTYLAMLPVTSAYVYLGYKLGPRWEQAGAIFSQYANFLLIPIALIVIWFVMKAQKQKQRQKLKVDQ from the coding sequence ATGGAAACTATAATAATGGATATGATCGAAGCGTTTAAATCTTTATCTTATTTCGGTGTGATGCTGGCATTGACCTTTGAATTCATTCCTGCTGAAATAGTATTGCCGCTGGCAGGCTACTGGGTTTATCAAGGTGACATGAATTTATATTTGACCATTTTTGCCGGTTCAATTGGAGGAGTAACGGGACCGCTGACGCTTTATTTCTTGGGGAAATATGGCGGGAGACCGCTCGTGTTGAAGTTTGGGAAGTACTTTTTGATCAAGGATGAGCAGTTGAATAAGGCGGATCGGTTCTTTGAAAGGTATGGTGGGGGTATTGCTTTCTTTGGACGATTTGTACCGGGAATCCGTACAGCCGTATCCCTTCCATGCGGAATGCTGAAAATGAATGTTTGGAAGTTCATTTTATTCACCTATTTGGCCATGCTTCCCGTCACAAGCGCTTATGTTTATTTAGGGTATAAGTTAGGGCCTAGATGGGAACAGGCAGGAGCGATCTTTTCTCAATATGCGAACTTCCTGCTTATTCCGATTGCACTTATCGTCATCTGGTTCGTTATGAAGGCACAAAAACAAAAGCAAAGACAAAAACTGAAGGTCGATCAATAA
- a CDS encoding YjcZ family sporulation protein: protein MGGNGNDCCGGGGGCGGFDNGFALLIVLFILLVIIGCSWGFGGGGYGGGGYGGFC, encoded by the coding sequence ATGGGTGGAAATGGTAACGATTGTTGTGGCGGCGGTGGCGGCTGCGGCGGTTTCGATAACGGATTCGCTTTACTGATCGTATTATTCATTTTGTTAGTCATCATTGGATGCAGTTGGGGATTTGGTGGCGGCGGCTATGGCGGCGGCGGTTACGGCGGATTCTGCTAA
- a CDS encoding metallophosphoesterase family protein, with product MNLFMKVALITDVHGNASALKAVLNEIDQMAEIAHIYCLGDMVSIGPATNEVLDLLFSRKNLSMLTGNHDEAVLAIINGEPHPAGHIHVKEHHEWIARRMHPDFITKLEELPRTIQHTIHEHSVFFTHYHMESKNLNEHISKNPFSKIVEPSLANLESLFKDQYHDLIGFGHHHPTHHFRNDRTIFLNPGSLGCTFEPMAPYAIVTIEKTGISVDIEKVSYDNSSFLMSYKSLQVPEHEFIIRAFHGGQKA from the coding sequence ATGAATTTATTTATGAAGGTTGCCCTTATTACGGATGTACATGGGAATGCTTCAGCCTTAAAAGCCGTACTCAATGAAATCGATCAAATGGCTGAAATAGCTCATATCTATTGTTTAGGGGATATGGTCAGTATTGGCCCGGCTACTAATGAAGTCCTTGACCTTTTATTTTCCAGGAAAAATTTATCGATGCTGACTGGAAATCATGATGAAGCTGTGCTTGCCATCATAAACGGTGAGCCACATCCTGCAGGGCACATTCATGTTAAGGAGCATCATGAATGGATAGCGAGAAGAATGCATCCGGATTTCATAACCAAACTTGAAGAGTTGCCCCGCACCATTCAGCATACCATTCATGAACACTCCGTTTTCTTCACTCATTATCACATGGAATCGAAGAATTTGAATGAGCACATAAGCAAAAATCCATTCAGTAAAATAGTTGAACCGTCTTTAGCGAATTTAGAAAGCCTTTTTAAAGATCAGTATCACGATTTAATTGGGTTTGGACATCATCACCCTACCCATCATTTTCGAAATGATCGCACGATATTCCTCAATCCGGGTTCTCTTGGGTGCACTTTTGAACCTATGGCTCCTTATGCGATCGTTACGATTGAAAAAACAGGGATTTCTGTGGATATTGAAAAGGTTTCCTATGATAATTCATCGTTCCTGATGTCATACAAAAGCCTGCAAGTACCCGAGCATGAATTCATCATCCGTGCTTTCCATGGCGGACAGAAGGCTTGA
- a CDS encoding cation diffusion facilitator family transporter, producing MGHHHGHAHDHGHGHHHHHSNNKKVLLASFILISTFMVVEVIGGFLTNSLALLSDAGHMLSDAAALGLSYTAIRLGERKATSSKSYGYKRFEIIAACLNGLTLIVISVFILVEAIKRFVNPPEVQSLGMLMISIIGLLVNVIAAWILMSGDKEDNLNVRSAFLHVIGDMLGSVGAIAAALLIYFFDWGIADPIASVIVAFLIIISGFRVVRDSFHILMEGTPDQVDVDDVKTSLLELGSVSNVHDLHIWTITSGFLTMSCHVVIDESGNHDSVLAEAQKLLHDQFGIEHSTIQVERQDAGCPNPHETCN from the coding sequence ATGGGACATCATCACGGGCATGCTCATGATCATGGGCACGGTCACCACCACCATCATTCAAACAATAAAAAAGTGTTGTTGGCATCTTTCATATTGATCTCCACATTTATGGTAGTCGAGGTTATTGGAGGATTCTTGACGAATAGTCTGGCGTTATTGTCGGACGCAGGCCACATGCTTAGTGATGCGGCAGCTTTAGGGCTTAGTTATACAGCGATAAGGCTGGGTGAAAGGAAGGCGACATCTTCCAAATCATATGGTTATAAACGGTTTGAAATCATAGCTGCCTGCTTGAATGGATTGACCTTGATCGTGATATCCGTATTCATTTTAGTCGAGGCTATCAAGAGGTTCGTGAATCCTCCAGAGGTGCAAAGCTTGGGAATGCTGATGATTTCAATCATCGGTTTACTCGTTAACGTCATTGCCGCATGGATTTTGATGAGTGGGGATAAGGAAGATAATTTGAATGTACGAAGTGCTTTTTTACATGTGATCGGTGATATGCTTGGATCTGTCGGGGCCATTGCTGCTGCACTCTTGATTTATTTCTTCGATTGGGGGATAGCAGATCCGATTGCAAGCGTCATCGTTGCGTTCTTAATTATTATCAGCGGATTTAGGGTAGTGCGGGATTCCTTTCATATATTGATGGAGGGTACGCCCGATCAAGTTGATGTGGATGATGTAAAAACATCCTTGCTTGAATTGGGCAGTGTATCAAATGTCCATGATCTTCATATTTGGACGATTACCTCGGGCTTTTTGACAATGAGCTGTCATGTTGTCATAGATGAGAGCGGTAATCATGACTCCGTTTTAGCAGAAGCACAAAAACTGCTTCATGATCAATTTGGAATTGAACATAGTACGATACAAGTGGAAAGGCAGGATGCGGGGTGTCCGAATCCACACGAGACATGTAATTGA
- a CDS encoding response regulator transcription factor, translating to MTKILIVEDEISISMVLKAYLEREGFDVIQVYDGLKAIPVFEETGPDLVLLDVMLPGKEGWDILKEIREYDACPVIMLTALNDVDYRLSGFKSGADDYISKPFVAEEVVARVHAVLRRSRRTEDAVDHIHEFGSLTIDDQSYTVLLNREEINLTPRDLSLLIFFAKHPNQIFTREQLLDQVWGMDYDGSDRAVDLAIKRIRKAIDAWPATEGEIKTLRGLGYQLSVYEN from the coding sequence ATGACGAAAATACTAATAGTCGAAGATGAAATTTCAATTTCAATGGTGCTGAAAGCATATTTGGAGCGTGAAGGTTTTGATGTAATCCAAGTTTACGATGGGTTGAAGGCGATTCCGGTTTTTGAAGAGACGGGCCCAGATCTTGTTCTGCTGGATGTCATGCTGCCAGGGAAGGAAGGCTGGGATATATTAAAGGAAATCCGTGAGTACGATGCATGCCCGGTTATCATGCTGACGGCACTGAATGATGTTGATTACCGATTATCCGGCTTTAAATCAGGCGCGGATGATTATATCTCAAAGCCCTTTGTAGCAGAGGAAGTCGTTGCGAGGGTGCATGCCGTTTTAAGAAGATCGCGTAGGACGGAAGATGCTGTCGATCATATACATGAATTCGGGAGCTTAACCATCGATGATCAGTCTTATACGGTGCTATTGAATCGGGAAGAGATAAACTTGACGCCTCGTGATTTGTCGCTGCTCATTTTTTTCGCAAAGCATCCGAATCAAATCTTCACGAGAGAGCAACTGCTCGATCAAGTGTGGGGTATGGATTATGATGGCAGCGACCGCGCCGTGGACCTGGCAATCAAACGAATCAGAAAGGCCATTGATGCATGGCCTGCAACTGAGGGGGAAATCAAAACATTGCGTGGATTGGGGTATCAATTGAGTGTCTATGAAAATTAA